In Streptomyces sp. NBC_00569, a single genomic region encodes these proteins:
- a CDS encoding MCE family protein has product MKHLKRRVAVVTALALVAALSHVLWPRSEPVRVTAYFPRTVGIYPGSDIRVLGVRIGEVEKITPEGDRVRVELAYDEGRKVPVDAKAAIINSSVVSDRYVQLLPVYRDGPVMRDGAVIPEKRTAVPVELDRIFDSLHTTADALGPKGANKDGSLSRLLGVSADTLDGQGENLNRTVKDLSQAVTTLSDGRGDLFGTVRNLQVFTAALAADDKSVRSFNTSLSKVAEQLAGERKDLADALRNLGAALGDVSDFVKKNKKSLTSDVKGLSKVTKVLVTQRAALEELLEVAPTGLSNLNNAYNPSAGTLDTRNNAQQAQDPASLLCSVLRTTGDEGGKNPDCTELKKLFDSLPKAPRGSAVTGTVDRTLGGILGASA; this is encoded by the coding sequence GTGAAGCACTTGAAGAGGCGCGTGGCCGTGGTCACCGCGCTCGCCCTCGTCGCCGCGCTCAGCCACGTGCTGTGGCCGCGCTCCGAGCCCGTGCGCGTCACCGCGTACTTCCCGCGCACCGTCGGTATCTACCCCGGCTCGGACATCCGTGTCCTCGGCGTCCGGATCGGCGAGGTCGAGAAGATCACGCCGGAGGGCGACCGGGTGCGGGTGGAGTTGGCGTACGACGAGGGCCGCAAGGTCCCGGTGGACGCGAAGGCCGCGATCATCAACTCTTCGGTGGTCAGCGACCGTTACGTGCAGCTGCTGCCGGTCTACCGCGACGGTCCGGTGATGCGGGACGGCGCTGTCATCCCCGAGAAGCGGACGGCCGTCCCCGTCGAGCTGGACCGCATCTTCGACAGTCTGCACACGACGGCCGACGCGCTCGGCCCCAAGGGCGCCAACAAGGACGGCTCGCTGTCGCGGCTGCTCGGCGTGAGCGCGGACACTCTCGACGGCCAGGGCGAGAACCTCAACCGGACGGTCAAGGACCTCTCGCAGGCAGTCACCACGCTGTCCGACGGCCGCGGGGACCTCTTCGGCACGGTACGGAACCTGCAGGTGTTCACGGCGGCGCTGGCCGCCGACGACAAGAGCGTGCGGTCGTTCAACACCAGCCTGAGCAAGGTCGCGGAGCAGCTCGCCGGCGAGCGCAAGGACCTCGCGGACGCGTTGCGGAACCTGGGGGCGGCGCTCGGCGACGTGTCGGACTTCGTGAAGAAGAACAAGAAGTCGCTGACCTCGGACGTGAAGGGCCTGAGCAAGGTGACCAAGGTGCTGGTGACCCAACGGGCCGCGCTGGAAGAGCTGTTGGAGGTCGCCCCGACGGGTCTGTCGAACCTGAACAACGCCTACAACCCGTCCGCGGGCACCCTCGACACCCGCAACAACGCGCAACAGGCCCAGGATCCGGCCTCGCTGTTGTGCTCCGTGCTGAGGACGACCGGCGACGAGGGCGGCAAGAACCCCGACTGCACGGAGCTGAAGAAGCTCTTCGACTCCCTGCCGAAGGCGCCGCGGGGCTCCGCGGTGACGGGAACGGTCGACCGGACACTCGGCGGAATTCTGGGGGCGAGCGCATGA
- a CDS encoding gamma-glutamyl-gamma-aminobutyrate hydrolase family protein yields the protein MSTTESAAPAPRIGIPVRLSDATAPGADQRVLEANRIFDDIVDLIRAAGAEPVLLRPSEDGSTLDAQAFDCRGFVVPGGGDVDPARYGADPDHSALYDVNPAQDRLDTAVIQHALDGGFPLLGICRGMQLLNVLRGGTLHLDLPKTSVAHDPEPGQEWAVHDVVLSAGSAVAAVFGRDRIPVSSGHHQAVDRVGDGLRVSARADDGCVEAIEAYTASDAADAAWTVGVQWHPEAFVPSPELRLPLFSALSQQVRAQSRTGVRS from the coding sequence ATGAGTACGACTGAGTCCGCGGCACCGGCACCCCGCATCGGAATACCCGTACGCCTGAGCGACGCCACCGCGCCCGGCGCCGACCAGCGCGTGCTCGAGGCGAACCGCATCTTCGACGACATCGTCGACCTGATCCGCGCCGCGGGCGCCGAGCCCGTCCTGCTGCGGCCGTCCGAGGACGGGAGCACGCTCGACGCCCAAGCCTTCGACTGTCGCGGCTTCGTCGTGCCGGGCGGCGGGGACGTCGATCCGGCCCGGTACGGAGCCGACCCGGACCATTCGGCGCTCTACGACGTCAATCCCGCGCAGGACCGGCTGGACACGGCCGTGATCCAGCACGCCCTGGACGGCGGGTTCCCGCTCCTGGGTATCTGCCGCGGCATGCAGCTGCTCAACGTCCTGCGCGGCGGCACCCTCCACCTCGACCTGCCGAAGACCTCCGTCGCGCACGACCCGGAGCCCGGCCAGGAGTGGGCCGTGCACGACGTCGTGCTGTCGGCCGGGAGCGCGGTGGCCGCGGTGTTCGGACGCGACCGGATCCCCGTGTCCTCCGGTCACCACCAGGCGGTCGACCGGGTGGGCGACGGACTGCGGGTGTCGGCCCGCGCGGACGACGGATGCGTGGAGGCCATCGAGGCATACACCGCCTCCGATGCCGCCGACGCCGCATGGACCGTCGGCGTCCAATGGCATCCCGAGGCGTTCGTCCCCAGCCCGGAGCTGCGCCTGCCGCTGTTCAGCGCGCTGTCGCAGCAGGTGCGTGCCCAGTCGCGGACAGGGGTCCGGTCATGA
- a CDS encoding class I SAM-dependent methyltransferase: MDSIPANRRLWNQISSAYQHKHDPQIGATPRLWGMYSVPDAHLHALGDVTGKRVLELGCGAGQWSRALAAEGATVVGLDLSEAQLAAAARAMGAARYPLVQGAAEQLPFAADSFDLVFCDFGGLSWAPPHLAVPQAARVLGRGGRLVFNVASPWFEACYDEAAGRVTTTLQQAYFGLNTIAEDDGATSYQLTYGDWVKVLRGAGLIIDDLIEPRPELGTPNGYNETDPPDWAHRWPAELLWVTHKP; the protein is encoded by the coding sequence GTGGACAGCATCCCCGCCAACCGGCGGCTCTGGAACCAGATCAGCAGCGCCTACCAGCACAAGCATGACCCTCAAATCGGCGCCACACCCCGGCTGTGGGGCATGTACTCCGTCCCCGACGCGCACCTGCACGCCTTGGGCGACGTCACCGGCAAGCGCGTCCTCGAACTCGGCTGCGGCGCCGGCCAGTGGTCCAGGGCGCTCGCCGCCGAGGGCGCCACCGTGGTCGGGCTCGACCTGTCCGAAGCCCAACTCGCCGCAGCAGCACGCGCGATGGGAGCGGCCCGCTACCCGCTGGTGCAAGGCGCCGCCGAACAACTCCCCTTCGCCGCCGACAGCTTCGACCTGGTGTTCTGCGACTTCGGTGGGCTCAGCTGGGCGCCCCCACACCTGGCCGTCCCGCAGGCCGCACGTGTCTTGGGCCGAGGCGGGCGCCTGGTGTTCAACGTCGCCAGCCCATGGTTCGAAGCTTGCTACGACGAAGCCGCCGGCCGCGTGACCACGACGCTGCAGCAGGCCTACTTCGGACTGAACACCATCGCCGAAGACGACGGCGCGACCAGCTATCAGCTCACCTACGGCGACTGGGTCAAGGTCCTGCGCGGCGCGGGTCTCATCATCGACGACCTCATCGAGCCGCGGCCCGAGCTCGGAACACCCAACGGCTACAACGAAACCGACCCACCCGACTGGGCACACCGCTGGCCGGCGGAACTGCTCTGGGTAACCCACAAACCGTAA
- a CDS encoding tyrosine-type recombinase/integrase: MTVLIPRQSDATPAAYDAATLAVLHAMEEAAEKHLDAIRPHNTKRGYANDWALWEEFHGWLAERTGHTLPLTAVTKGTMVGFVVWLDTVKAAAPNSIDRRITGVTVTLRGRGIEVPKAVTVAARQALKPLKRDPERQARGRGPAAAVTPDQLRQMSAAAAAGLTGLRDRALWLMAFGIAGRSAEVAALRADGITLVSQGLDVNVPAVKGRPPRNVVVAYGKNPDTCPVRAWSTWKAATGIARGPAFLPIDVWGNVGGRALSSEAVREIIARNAERAGVAVRLTGHSMRAGFITTSRRAGKREEKIREQSGHAENSPAFWGYIREADKWTDAASEDIGL; encoded by the coding sequence GTGACCGTCCTCATTCCGCGCCAGTCGGACGCCACCCCCGCCGCCTACGATGCCGCGACGCTCGCCGTCCTGCACGCTATGGAAGAGGCAGCCGAGAAGCACCTCGACGCCATCCGCCCCCACAACACGAAGCGCGGCTACGCCAACGACTGGGCGCTGTGGGAGGAGTTCCACGGCTGGCTCGCCGAACGCACCGGGCACACGCTGCCGTTGACCGCCGTGACCAAGGGGACGATGGTCGGGTTCGTCGTCTGGCTCGACACCGTCAAGGCAGCCGCGCCCAACAGCATCGACCGGCGGATCACTGGCGTCACCGTCACCCTGCGCGGCCGCGGCATCGAAGTCCCGAAGGCCGTAACCGTCGCCGCTCGCCAGGCCCTCAAGCCGCTCAAGAGGGACCCCGAGCGCCAAGCCCGCGGCCGCGGACCGGCGGCCGCCGTCACGCCCGACCAACTCCGCCAGATGAGCGCGGCCGCGGCCGCTGGGCTCACAGGGCTCCGCGACCGTGCGCTCTGGCTCATGGCCTTCGGGATCGCCGGACGCTCCGCCGAGGTCGCTGCCCTGCGCGCCGACGGCATCACCCTCGTCAGCCAAGGGCTCGACGTGAACGTTCCAGCCGTGAAAGGACGCCCGCCCCGCAACGTGGTCGTCGCCTACGGCAAGAACCCCGACACCTGCCCGGTCCGGGCTTGGTCGACCTGGAAGGCGGCCACCGGCATCGCCAGGGGCCCGGCATTCCTGCCCATCGACGTGTGGGGCAACGTCGGCGGCCGCGCCCTATCCTCGGAGGCAGTCCGGGAGATCATTGCCCGCAACGCGGAACGCGCAGGGGTCGCCGTCCGCCTGACCGGCCACAGCATGCGAGCAGGGTTCATCACCACCAGCCGCCGGGCAGGGAAGCGCGAGGAGAAGATCCGCGAACAGTCCGGCCACGCCGAGAACAGCCCCGCCTTCTGGGGCTACATCCGCGAAGCCGACAAGTGGACCGACGCCGCGTCCGAGGACATCGGACTGTGA
- a CDS encoding MerR family transcriptional regulator, protein MGRVAKLAGVSVRTLHHYDEIGLVRPSARTAAGYRAYSAGDVERLREVLAYRRLGFGLREVAELVDDSSTDAIAHLRRLRGLLLEQRDRADAMVTAIDRELEARAKGLKVTPEEQLEMLGARLYDAIGDAYPATRRTEPRIAAQIWDALGDAQTVLNVGAGTGSYEPADRDVTAVEPSAVMREQRPAGSAPCVAAAAERLPFEDHSFDVAMAVSTVHHWGDPIAGLREMRRVARRVVVLTFDTDEPGWQDRFWLTRDYLPEFAAVLAEFPSLAGMADAIGARTEPVPIPWDCADGLFEAYWRRPEAYLEDHVRRAMSVWTRVGPQAEQRAVRSLSADLHSGRWAERNNDLADLDAADLGLRLLIA, encoded by the coding sequence GTGGGACGCGTGGCCAAGCTGGCCGGCGTGAGCGTCCGCACGCTGCATCACTATGACGAGATCGGACTCGTGCGTCCTTCAGCGCGCACTGCGGCCGGGTACCGGGCCTACTCGGCAGGTGACGTGGAGCGGCTGCGGGAGGTGCTGGCCTACCGGCGGCTGGGCTTCGGTCTGCGTGAGGTTGCGGAACTGGTCGACGACTCGTCCACCGACGCGATCGCGCACCTGCGCCGACTGCGCGGCCTGCTGCTGGAGCAGCGTGATCGCGCTGACGCCATGGTGACAGCCATCGACAGGGAACTTGAGGCACGGGCGAAGGGACTGAAGGTGACACCGGAGGAGCAACTGGAGATGCTCGGTGCACGGCTGTACGACGCGATCGGCGACGCTTACCCCGCGACACGGCGTACCGAGCCGCGGATCGCCGCACAGATCTGGGATGCCCTCGGCGACGCGCAGACGGTACTGAACGTCGGGGCCGGCACCGGCTCCTACGAGCCCGCTGATCGCGACGTGACCGCGGTGGAGCCCTCGGCGGTCATGCGGGAGCAGCGGCCTGCCGGCTCGGCACCGTGCGTGGCCGCTGCCGCGGAGAGGCTTCCGTTCGAGGATCACTCCTTCGACGTCGCCATGGCCGTCTCCACCGTTCACCACTGGGGGGACCCGATAGCAGGGCTGCGCGAGATGCGGCGTGTGGCCCGCCGCGTGGTGGTGCTGACATTCGACACCGACGAGCCTGGATGGCAGGACCGGTTCTGGCTCACTCGCGACTACCTGCCCGAGTTCGCCGCCGTTCTCGCAGAATTCCCCTCACTTGCGGGGATGGCCGACGCGATCGGCGCCCGCACTGAGCCGGTGCCCATCCCGTGGGACTGCGCTGACGGCCTGTTCGAGGCCTACTGGCGCCGACCGGAGGCGTATCTGGAGGATCACGTGCGCCGTGCGATGTCGGTGTGGACGAGAGTCGGGCCGCAGGCCGAGCAGCGGGCGGTACGAAGCCTCAGTGCCGACCTCCATTCCGGCCGGTGGGCCGAGCGCAACAACGACCTCGCCGACCTCGACGCGGCAGACCTCGGCCTGCGCCTGCTCATTGCTTGA
- a CDS encoding MCE family protein: MTPFRERNPVVIGAVGLSFLALLAVAAFNADSLPLIGDGKTYNAAFSEAGGLKPGDEVRIAGVKVGKVEDVDLDGGHVKVTFKIKGDPEFGTGTGASIRVKTILGAKYLALHPKGPGQLRPGSEIPLKRTVPAYDVVQAFSDLTTTTEKVDTDRLAKALDTLSTTFEDSPAEIRASIKGLSKISRTVASRDKALGELLDHANGVTGVLAEHSEDFSALVKDGDKLFKEISKRRTAIHKLLKSSIALGIELSGLVDDNNKEIGPALKGLNRVVRMLEKNQSSLDRSVKLLAPYVRVFSNTLGNGHWFDSYIQNLVAAPVVPRTGGVQ, translated from the coding sequence CTGACCCCGTTCCGCGAGCGCAACCCGGTGGTGATCGGAGCCGTGGGTCTCAGCTTCCTCGCGCTCCTTGCCGTGGCCGCGTTCAACGCCGACAGTCTGCCGCTGATCGGCGACGGCAAGACGTACAACGCCGCCTTCTCGGAGGCGGGCGGTCTCAAGCCCGGCGACGAGGTGCGGATCGCCGGCGTCAAGGTCGGCAAGGTCGAGGACGTCGATCTGGACGGTGGCCACGTCAAGGTCACCTTCAAGATCAAGGGCGATCCGGAGTTCGGCACCGGGACCGGCGCCTCGATCCGGGTCAAGACGATCCTCGGCGCCAAGTACCTCGCGCTGCACCCCAAGGGGCCCGGGCAGTTGAGGCCCGGCAGCGAGATACCCCTGAAGCGGACCGTTCCGGCGTACGACGTCGTGCAGGCGTTCAGCGATCTCACCACCACGACGGAGAAGGTCGACACCGACCGGCTCGCTAAGGCCCTGGACACCCTCTCCACCACCTTCGAGGACTCGCCCGCCGAGATACGGGCGTCCATCAAGGGCCTGTCGAAGATCTCCCGGACGGTCGCCTCGCGCGACAAGGCGCTGGGCGAACTCCTCGACCATGCGAACGGTGTCACGGGCGTGCTGGCCGAGCACTCCGAGGACTTCTCCGCCCTGGTCAAGGACGGCGACAAGCTGTTCAAGGAGATCAGCAAGCGGCGCACGGCGATCCACAAGCTGCTGAAGAGCTCCATCGCGCTGGGCATCGAGTTGTCCGGCCTGGTCGACGACAACAACAAGGAGATCGGGCCCGCGCTCAAAGGCCTGAACCGTGTGGTCCGGATGCTCGAAAAGAACCAGTCGAGCCTCGACCGGAGCGTCAAGCTGCTCGCGCCCTATGTGCGGGTCTTCAGCAACACCCTCGGCAACGGCCACTGGTTCGACAGCTACATCCAGAACCTGGTCGCCGCTCCGGTGGTGCCGCGCACGGGAGGCGTGCAGTGA
- a CDS encoding MlaD family protein, which produces MITRTVKIQLLAFATVTAVGVSYVGAEYTGLVDGVLGRGYTVRADFADSGGIFPGAEVTYRGVPVGRVGTLRLAGSDGVSVALDIKDGAPRIPADTLAVVANRSAVGEQFVDLQPRTSHGPYLLDGGTIPRGSTRVPLPTTELVLSLDRLVNSVGKDDLRVTVDELGKAFSGTGPNLSRLVDSGNALVKSASDSLPQTISLIEDSRTVLKTQADQGSSIKSFAHDLAALSAQLKSSDGDLRKLIGNATPAAQQVNSLLKSTGPRLSVLLANLISGGQVTLARLPGVEQSLVTFPALVAGSYTVLPGDGTTHFGLVVNADDPPPCTQGYGTTRRNPSDTSMREANTDARCAAPRGSKTSVRGAQNAPGATAASGRANQTAYVTPYDPETGTATGPDGRPVEIGSTGGQQNVFGKESWQWLLVGPMA; this is translated from the coding sequence GTGATCACACGTACGGTCAAGATCCAGCTGCTCGCCTTCGCCACGGTCACCGCCGTCGGGGTGTCGTACGTCGGCGCCGAGTACACCGGCCTGGTGGACGGCGTCCTGGGCCGCGGCTACACCGTGCGGGCCGACTTCGCCGACTCCGGGGGCATCTTCCCCGGCGCCGAGGTCACCTACCGCGGGGTGCCGGTGGGCCGCGTCGGCACATTGCGGCTGGCCGGCTCGGACGGCGTCTCGGTCGCCCTCGACATCAAGGACGGCGCGCCACGCATCCCGGCGGACACCCTCGCCGTGGTGGCGAACCGTTCGGCGGTGGGCGAGCAGTTCGTAGATCTGCAGCCGCGCACTTCGCACGGCCCGTACCTCCTCGACGGCGGCACCATCCCGCGCGGCAGTACCCGCGTGCCGCTGCCCACCACGGAGCTGGTCCTCAGCCTGGACCGGCTGGTGAATTCGGTCGGCAAGGACGATCTGCGGGTCACCGTCGACGAGTTGGGCAAGGCCTTCTCCGGCACGGGACCGAATCTGAGCCGCCTGGTGGACTCGGGCAACGCGCTCGTCAAGTCGGCGTCCGATTCACTGCCTCAGACGATCTCGCTCATCGAGGACTCGCGGACGGTCCTCAAGACGCAGGCCGACCAGGGCTCGTCCATCAAGTCGTTCGCGCACGATCTGGCGGCGCTCAGCGCACAGCTGAAGTCGAGCGACGGGGACCTGCGCAAGCTGATCGGCAACGCGACGCCGGCCGCGCAACAGGTGAACTCGCTGTTGAAGTCCACCGGTCCACGGCTTTCGGTCCTGCTGGCCAATCTGATCAGCGGCGGCCAGGTCACGCTGGCCCGCCTGCCCGGCGTGGAGCAGTCCCTGGTCACGTTCCCGGCGCTGGTCGCGGGCAGCTACACGGTCCTCCCGGGCGACGGCACCACCCACTTCGGCCTGGTGGTGAACGCCGACGACCCGCCGCCGTGCACCCAGGGGTACGGGACGACACGGCGCAACCCCTCGGACACCAGCATGCGCGAGGCGAACACAGACGCGCGCTGCGCGGCCCCGCGGGGAAGCAAGACGTCGGTGCGGGGCGCACAGAACGCCCCCGGCGCGACGGCCGCTTCCGGCCGGGCGAACCAGACGGCGTACGTCACGCCGTACGACCCGGAGACCGGCACCGCGACCGGCCCGGACGGAAGGCCCGTCGAGATCGGCTCGACGGGCGGCCAACAGAACGTATTCGGAAAGGAATCGTGGCAATGGCTGCTCGTCGGACCGATGGCATGA
- a CDS encoding amino acid permease, with amino-acid sequence MKEENATVARQRTDTAEGAGRGVLPGGPAVAGGGSATLAQSLRSRHITMISIGGAVGAGLFVGSGVSIQQAGPGILISYAVTAAVVILVMRMLAEMSMPRPDTGAFAVYGRLAFGRWAGFASGWLYWVGWPLGLCVESIALAQIVHGWLPALPVWLTALTVVAVVSAVNLTSVRAYGEMEFWAVWIKVAVIALFIAVGIVAVAGLLPGTPAPGVGNLVDHGGFLPMGLSGVVIATSGAMFSFSGTEIVTIAAGETRDAAAAIRKSTRTILVRVSVFYLGSLAVIVLLLPWNSAAVGASPFVATLSHLGLNGASTLLNIVLFAALLSTMNSQLYASSRMLFALARDQDAPAFLARVSRRGVPYTAILLTVAVAVLCLLLQVFHPTTAFTRLVNITGDTVYITWIGIAASHLVLGRHDRAAGRRPATGTGVWLFPWLTWATLIALVALYAVMISLPDAREDAVLALGFTVAIALVGLWLQRKRPVRDQSGALQPNQPQEVS; translated from the coding sequence ATGAAGGAAGAGAACGCAACGGTGGCGCGGCAGCGCACCGACACGGCCGAAGGCGCGGGCCGGGGCGTGCTGCCGGGTGGTCCGGCTGTTGCGGGCGGTGGCTCGGCGACGTTGGCCCAGAGCCTGCGCAGCCGCCACATCACCATGATCAGCATCGGTGGTGCGGTCGGCGCGGGACTCTTCGTCGGCTCGGGGGTGAGCATCCAGCAGGCGGGCCCGGGCATCCTGATCTCGTACGCCGTCACAGCCGCCGTCGTCATCCTGGTTATGCGCATGCTGGCCGAGATGTCGATGCCCCGACCGGACACCGGTGCCTTCGCGGTGTACGGACGACTGGCCTTCGGCCGCTGGGCAGGGTTCGCGAGCGGCTGGCTCTACTGGGTCGGCTGGCCCCTGGGGCTGTGCGTCGAGTCGATCGCGCTCGCACAGATCGTGCACGGCTGGCTGCCGGCTCTGCCGGTCTGGCTCACCGCCCTGACCGTGGTGGCCGTGGTCAGCGCGGTCAACCTGACCTCCGTACGCGCCTACGGCGAGATGGAGTTCTGGGCCGTCTGGATCAAGGTCGCGGTGATCGCCCTGTTCATCGCGGTCGGCATCGTCGCGGTCGCCGGCCTGCTGCCGGGTACGCCTGCACCCGGCGTCGGAAACCTCGTGGACCACGGCGGCTTCCTCCCCATGGGACTCAGCGGCGTCGTCATCGCCACCTCGGGCGCCATGTTCTCCTTCTCCGGCACCGAGATCGTGACCATCGCCGCGGGCGAGACGCGGGACGCCGCGGCCGCCATCCGCAAGAGCACCCGCACCATCCTGGTCCGGGTCAGCGTCTTCTACCTCGGCTCGCTGGCCGTGATCGTGCTGCTCCTGCCCTGGAACAGCGCCGCCGTCGGGGCGAGCCCGTTCGTCGCCACCCTCAGCCATCTCGGCCTGAACGGCGCGTCCACCCTCCTGAACATCGTGCTGTTCGCCGCACTGCTCTCCACGATGAACTCCCAGCTCTACGCCAGCTCCAGGATGCTCTTCGCGCTCGCCCGCGACCAGGACGCCCCGGCCTTCCTCGCACGCGTCTCCCGGCGCGGGGTGCCCTACACGGCGATCCTGCTCACCGTCGCGGTCGCCGTGCTCTGCCTGCTGCTCCAGGTGTTCCATCCGACCACGGCCTTCACCCGGCTCGTGAACATCACCGGCGACACCGTCTACATCACCTGGATCGGCATCGCCGCCTCCCACCTCGTACTCGGCCGCCACGACCGCGCCGCAGGGCGCCGTCCCGCGACCGGCACGGGAGTCTGGCTCTTCCCTTGGCTCACCTGGGCGACCCTGATCGCGCTCGTCGCGCTGTACGCGGTGATGATCTCCCTGCCGGACGCCCGCGAGGACGCCGTGCTCGCCCTCGGATTCACCGTGGCCATCGCGCTGGTGGGCCTGTGGCTGCAGCGGAAGCGACCGGTGCGCGATCAGTCCGGCGCACTCCAGCCGAACCAACCGCAGGAGGTCTCCTAG
- a CDS encoding MCE family protein, with protein sequence MNALRRVGAVAWAATGSLLLSGCEFNGWYDVQLPGGAAADGHAYHVTVEFRDVLDLVPQSAVKVNDVPVGAVEKVGLDGWHARVRLRVADSVKLPANAVAELRQTSMLGEKYVALSAPPGTAPVGRLGDGDRIPLSRSGRNPEIEEVLSALSALLNGGGVAQLKTITVELNKALDGRENRVRSLLKELNTFIGGLDDQRADIVRALKAVDRLAGRLGKEKKTIARAVDTMPPALKVLADQRHDLTKMLTALSKLGKKGTKVVNTSHDDTVADLKALRPVLQQLNKAGDDLPNSLELLTTYPFPRNASDAVKGDYVNLHLTADLDLSDLYGNVTGGSGRSGKGNGDSRGPEVPGLPDLPDVPDVPRVPTPTALPSAPGVPSPSVPSAPSGGGGPLCPPVCTSSYTTPGELPEGIDLALAELMLMGVQP encoded by the coding sequence ATGAACGCACTGCGCAGAGTCGGAGCTGTCGCGTGGGCCGCGACCGGCTCGCTGCTCCTGTCCGGCTGCGAGTTCAACGGCTGGTACGACGTCCAGCTGCCCGGCGGAGCCGCCGCCGACGGCCACGCTTACCACGTCACCGTCGAGTTCCGCGATGTCCTCGACCTGGTGCCGCAGTCGGCGGTGAAGGTCAACGACGTCCCCGTGGGCGCGGTCGAGAAGGTGGGTCTTGACGGCTGGCACGCGCGCGTACGGCTGCGGGTCGCCGACTCGGTGAAGCTGCCCGCCAATGCGGTCGCCGAACTGCGGCAGACCAGCATGCTCGGCGAGAAGTACGTCGCGCTCTCCGCCCCGCCCGGCACGGCCCCCGTGGGCCGGCTCGGCGACGGCGATCGCATTCCGTTGTCCCGCAGCGGCCGCAACCCGGAGATCGAGGAGGTGCTGTCCGCGCTGTCCGCGCTGCTCAACGGCGGCGGAGTGGCCCAGCTCAAGACGATCACCGTGGAGCTGAACAAGGCACTGGACGGCCGGGAGAACCGGGTCAGGTCGCTGCTCAAGGAGCTGAACACGTTCATCGGTGGCCTGGACGACCAGCGTGCGGACATCGTCCGCGCCCTCAAAGCCGTCGACCGGCTCGCGGGACGGCTCGGGAAGGAGAAGAAGACGATCGCACGGGCCGTCGACACCATGCCGCCCGCCCTGAAGGTCCTCGCCGACCAGCGGCACGATCTGACGAAGATGCTCACTGCCCTGTCGAAGCTGGGCAAGAAGGGCACCAAGGTGGTCAACACCTCGCACGACGACACGGTCGCTGACCTCAAAGCGCTGCGACCGGTCCTCCAGCAGCTGAACAAGGCGGGCGACGATCTGCCCAACTCCCTGGAACTGCTGACGACTTACCCGTTCCCGCGCAACGCGTCGGACGCCGTCAAGGGCGACTACGTCAACCTCCATCTCACCGCCGATCTCGATCTGTCGGACCTCTACGGGAACGTGACGGGCGGGTCCGGTAGGTCCGGCAAGGGCAACGGTGATTCCCGGGGGCCCGAGGTCCCCGGTCTGCCGGATCTCCCGGATGTGCCGGACGTGCCGCGCGTCCCGACGCCCACCGCGCTGCCGAGCGCACCGGGCGTGCCCTCTCCCTCGGTCCCCTCGGCCCCGTCGGGCGGCGGCGGTCCGCTGTGCCCGCCGGTGTGCACCAGTAGCTACACCACCCCGGGCGAACTTCCCGAGGGGATCGACCTCGCTCTCGCGGAGCTGATGCTGATGGGGGTTCAGCCGTGA
- a CDS encoding dienelactone hydrolase family protein, whose translation MTTVTTRTVEYAADGLTMIGHLALPAGADRRPAVLVGPEGMGLSDVERRRADALAELGYVALAFDLHGGRYLGDPEEMLARCMPLLADPDRMRGIGHAALDVLRAEPRTDPDQIAAVGYGTGGAIALELGRDGVNLRAIGTVNALTTGRPGETLHIRCPVWAGVGSEDPIMPPAQRDAFTTEMQAAGVDWRLMVYGGALHAFHHPPVDHPVVPGVGYHPRHAQRAWRDVVDLLAECLPIAE comes from the coding sequence ATGACGACGGTTACAACGCGCACGGTCGAATACGCGGCCGACGGCCTGACGATGATCGGGCACCTCGCGCTCCCGGCCGGTGCCGACCGCCGGCCCGCGGTCCTGGTCGGCCCCGAGGGGATGGGGCTCAGCGACGTCGAGCGCCGCCGGGCCGATGCGCTCGCCGAGCTGGGATACGTGGCGCTGGCCTTCGACCTCCACGGCGGGCGCTATTTGGGCGACCCTGAGGAGATGCTTGCCCGTTGCATGCCACTGCTCGCCGACCCCGACCGGATGCGAGGCATCGGCCACGCGGCGCTCGACGTGCTCCGCGCCGAGCCGCGCACCGACCCCGACCAGATCGCCGCCGTCGGCTATGGCACCGGGGGCGCAATCGCGCTGGAACTCGGGCGCGACGGCGTCAACCTGCGCGCGATCGGGACAGTCAACGCGCTGACCACGGGCCGCCCCGGCGAGACGCTGCACATCCGCTGCCCCGTATGGGCCGGGGTCGGGTCGGAAGACCCGATCATGCCGCCCGCGCAACGGGACGCATTCACCACCGAGATGCAGGCCGCGGGCGTCGACTGGCGCCTCATGGTCTACGGCGGCGCCTTGCACGCCTTCCACCACCCGCCGGTCGACCATCCGGTGGTCCCCGGCGTCGGCTACCACCCACGGCACGCGCAGCGAGCTTGGCGTGATGTCGTCGACCTGCTCGCCGAGTGCCTGCCCATAGCGGAGTGA